A genomic window from Pseudomonas cavernicola includes:
- the hisS gene encoding histidine--tRNA ligase, translating to MSKSLQAIRGMNDILPEQTPLWRYFEGAVANLLDGYGYRQIRMPIVEVTELFKRSIGEVTDIVEKEMYTFADRNGDSLTLRPEGTASCVRAVLEHGISGGGQVQKLWYIGPMFRYERPQKGRYRQFHQIGVEVFNLDGPDIDAELIVLTWRLWGLLGIRDAVKLELNSLGTSAARANYREALVQYLSARLDLLDEDSKRRLASNPLRILDSKVPETQAMLADAPKMADYLDEESRSHFDGLKARLDAAGIPYVLNPKLVRGLDYYSKTVFEWVTDQLGAQGTVCAGGRYDGLVEQMGGKSTAGVGFAMGIERLILLLETLEQVPAEISRQVDVYLCAFGEPAELAGLSLAERLRDQLPGVRLQVNAGAGSFKSQLKKADKSGALFALVLGEDELAQQVIGFKPLRGQGEQQNIAWDALSEHLVACLKQV from the coding sequence GTGAGTAAGTCTCTACAAGCCATTCGTGGCATGAACGACATTCTGCCTGAGCAGACGCCGCTCTGGCGCTACTTCGAAGGTGCTGTGGCAAACCTGCTGGATGGCTATGGCTATCGGCAGATCCGCATGCCGATCGTTGAGGTCACCGAGCTGTTCAAGCGCTCTATCGGCGAAGTCACGGATATCGTCGAGAAGGAGATGTACACCTTCGCAGACCGTAATGGCGACTCCTTGACCCTGCGCCCGGAAGGGACTGCCAGCTGCGTTCGCGCGGTGCTGGAGCACGGTATTTCCGGTGGCGGCCAGGTGCAGAAACTCTGGTACATCGGCCCGATGTTTCGCTATGAGCGGCCGCAGAAAGGTCGCTATCGCCAGTTCCACCAAATTGGCGTGGAGGTCTTTAACCTCGACGGGCCGGACATCGATGCCGAGCTGATTGTGCTGACCTGGCGCCTCTGGGGCCTGCTGGGCATTCGCGATGCGGTGAAGCTGGAGTTGAACAGCCTCGGCACCAGTGCCGCGCGGGCGAATTACCGCGAAGCCCTGGTGCAATATTTGTCGGCGCGTCTCGACCTGCTGGATGAAGACAGCAAGCGGCGTCTAGCCAGCAACCCGTTGCGGATTCTCGACAGCAAGGTGCCGGAAACTCAGGCCATGTTGGCCGATGCGCCGAAGATGGCGGATTATCTCGACGAAGAGTCGCGGAGCCACTTCGACGGCCTCAAGGCGCGCCTGGATGCCGCCGGCATTCCCTATGTGCTCAACCCCAAGCTGGTACGCGGCCTCGATTATTACAGCAAGACCGTGTTCGAGTGGGTCACTGATCAGCTCGGAGCTCAAGGTACGGTGTGCGCGGGCGGTCGTTACGATGGCCTGGTCGAGCAGATGGGTGGTAAGTCGACCGCTGGTGTTGGTTTCGCCATGGGTATTGAACGGCTGATATTGCTGCTGGAAACCCTGGAACAGGTCCCCGCCGAAATTTCCCGCCAAGTCGATGTGTACCTCTGTGCGTTTGGTGAGCCGGCCGAGTTGGCGGGGCTCTCGCTGGCTGAGCGTTTACGCGATCAGTTGCCAGGGGTGCGTTTGCAGGTGAATGCCGGGGCTGGCAGCTTCAAGAGTCAGTTGAAAAAGGCCGATAAGAGCGGTGCATTGTTCGCCTTGGTATTGGGCGAGGACGAGCTGGCTCAGCAAGTGATAGGTTTCAAGCCCCTTCGTGGTCAGGGCGAACAACAAAATATTGCCTGGGATGCTTTGTCTGAGCATCTGGTAGCCTGCCTGAAGCAGGTTTGA
- the ispG gene encoding flavodoxin-dependent (E)-4-hydroxy-3-methylbut-2-enyl-diphosphate synthase produces MHGESPILRRQSRKIWVGTVPVGGDAPIAVQSMTNTDTCDVAATVAQIRRLEEAGADIVRVSVPDMDAAEAFGKIKQLVQVPLVADIHFDYKIALRVAELGVDCLRINPGNIGREDRVKAVVDAARDRGISIRIGVNAGSLEKDLQKKYGEPTPEALVESALRHVEHLDRLNFPDFKVSVKASDVFMAVAAYRLLAKQIEQPLHLGITEAGGLRSGTVKSAVGLGMLLADGIGDTIRISLAADPVEEVKVGYDILKSLRLRSRGINFIACPSCSRQNFDVVKTMNELEGRLEDLLVPLDVAVIGCIVNGPGEAKEAHIGLTGGTPNNLIYIDGKPAQKLTNDNLVDELERLIRQKAAEKVEADAALIARG; encoded by the coding sequence ATGCACGGCGAATCACCAATCCTCCGTCGTCAATCGCGCAAGATTTGGGTCGGCACTGTTCCGGTGGGCGGTGATGCGCCTATCGCTGTGCAGAGCATGACCAATACCGATACCTGCGATGTCGCCGCCACAGTGGCGCAGATCCGTCGCTTGGAAGAAGCCGGCGCCGATATCGTCCGTGTGTCTGTGCCGGATATGGATGCTGCTGAAGCGTTTGGCAAGATCAAGCAACTGGTTCAGGTACCCCTGGTTGCCGACATCCATTTTGACTACAAGATTGCGTTGCGCGTTGCCGAGTTGGGGGTTGATTGCTTGCGGATCAATCCAGGCAACATTGGCCGCGAAGATCGCGTCAAGGCGGTCGTTGATGCGGCGCGTGACCGTGGCATTTCCATCCGCATCGGCGTTAACGCCGGCTCCCTGGAAAAAGACCTGCAGAAGAAATACGGCGAGCCAACGCCGGAAGCCTTGGTCGAGTCGGCACTCCGACACGTTGAACATCTGGATCGCCTGAATTTTCCGGACTTCAAGGTCAGCGTCAAAGCTTCTGATGTATTTATGGCGGTTGCGGCTTATCGACTGTTGGCCAAGCAGATCGAGCAGCCGTTGCACTTGGGCATCACGGAAGCAGGCGGTCTGCGTTCTGGCACCGTGAAGTCCGCCGTCGGTTTGGGCATGCTGCTCGCCGATGGGATTGGCGATACCATCCGCATCTCCTTGGCTGCCGATCCGGTGGAAGAGGTCAAGGTCGGTTACGACATCCTCAAGTCGCTGCGCTTGCGTTCCCGTGGCATCAACTTCATCGCTTGCCCGAGCTGCTCGCGGCAAAACTTCGATGTGGTCAAGACCATGAACGAGCTTGAAGGCCGCTTGGAAGACCTCTTGGTACCGCTCGATGTGGCCGTGATCGGCTGTATCGTCAATGGTCCTGGCGAAGCCAAGGAGGCGCATATCGGCCTCACCGGCGGTACGCCGAATAACCTGATTTACATCGACGGCAAGCCGGCGCAGAAACTGACCAATGACAATCTGGTCGATGAGCTGGAAAGGCTGATACGCCAGAAGGCGGCCGAGAAGGTCGAAGCCGACGCGGCGCTAATCGCCCGTGGCTAG
- a CDS encoding RodZ domain-containing protein, which yields MKAVHPEALAVTRSNPGETLRKARENKDWSVAEVAAQLNLTTQRLSQLEAGAFDQLPGHTFARGYVRAYAKLLGMDQSLVVQEFDQYTGTDATGSSVHGLGRIEEPVRLSQSVLRLVSFVLLLVLAGIGFLWWQDQSAGRSGESAEVSLEHVEVESADGTTQIHPLDEPEDQAVADAQSEGESGLAEMSPELAAQPEAELPGAVATPPAAISPLVVPSAPVAAVTPVPVTPVTPVTPVAPPAPAAAAATPAPAVAAVGEGLVALEFSANCWIQLTDASGKVLVSGLKRAGEKLELSGKAPLELRLGYARGAQVRYNGQVVDVAPFTSGETARLKLGQ from the coding sequence ATGAAAGCGGTGCATCCCGAAGCTCTAGCTGTGACTCGCAGCAACCCAGGCGAGACTCTGCGTAAGGCCCGCGAAAATAAGGACTGGTCGGTAGCCGAAGTGGCTGCGCAGCTCAATTTGACTACTCAGCGTCTGAGCCAGCTCGAGGCGGGTGCGTTCGATCAGCTGCCGGGGCATACCTTTGCCCGTGGCTATGTGCGTGCTTACGCCAAGTTGCTCGGTATGGATCAGAGTCTTGTGGTGCAGGAGTTCGACCAATACACCGGAACTGATGCCACTGGCAGCAGCGTGCATGGTCTGGGGCGCATCGAAGAGCCCGTGCGTTTGTCGCAGAGCGTGTTGCGCTTGGTCAGCTTTGTCTTGCTGCTAGTGCTGGCCGGTATCGGTTTTCTCTGGTGGCAGGATCAGTCGGCAGGCCGCTCTGGCGAGTCGGCCGAGGTTAGCCTGGAGCACGTTGAAGTAGAGAGCGCCGACGGCACTACGCAAATTCACCCGCTGGACGAGCCGGAAGATCAAGCCGTAGCCGATGCGCAGAGCGAGGGTGAATCTGGCTTGGCGGAAATGTCTCCCGAGTTGGCTGCGCAGCCCGAGGCGGAACTGCCGGGCGCTGTAGCTACACCGCCGGCAGCTATCAGCCCTTTGGTTGTGCCTAGTGCGCCGGTCGCCGCCGTAACACCTGTTCCTGTAACTCCTGTGACTCCTGTAACTCCTGTCGCCCCTCCAGCGCCTGCTGCCGCTGCCGCTACTCCTGCTCCTGCGGTCGCAGCGGTGGGTGAAGGTCTGGTGGCTCTTGAATTCAGCGCCAACTGCTGGATTCAACTTACGGATGCTTCTGGCAAAGTGCTGGTTAGCGGCCTGAAACGCGCGGGTGAGAAGCTGGAATTGAGTGGAAAAGCTCCTCTGGAGTTGCGTCTGGGTTATGCGCGCGGCGCACAAGTTCGTTACAACGGTCAGGTGGTGGATGTCGCGCCCTTCACCAGTGGCGAAACTGCACGCTTGAAGTTGGGGCAATAA